Proteins co-encoded in one uncultured Draconibacterium sp. genomic window:
- a CDS encoding nitrogenase component 1 → MFELNSVPKAKENYKATQNACKLCSPLGASVAYKGFKGCVPLIHGSQGCATYIRRYLISHYKEPIDIASSNFTEDATIFGGDENFKMAVLNIINQYKPEIIGIASTCLSETIGDDVSLFLHHFLEKHPEIDTDFVMASTPSYQGTHIDGFHEAVASVVKHYAKNDLSQAHVNLFPGFVSTEDLRLLKEIMADFSLEHIMMPDYSESLDNPVWDTYHRIPEGGTAKEDVVKSGSAKASIEFGTILNKGKLSGRVKSKQLSRTGAQFLKNEMDVPLLNMPMPIGITQTDAFFEKLKNLSGNDIPEKYTKQRGRLVDAYVDAHKYTFGKRAVVYGEEDFVVAIAAFLDEIGIELALVATGGESGMLEEEIKKYCPENKDKVVVREGYDFESIREWSLENKPDILVGHSKGYYIARELNIPIVRVGFPVHDRVGGQRIKHLGYSGTQELFDKVVNALIEHKQTISPVGYKYM, encoded by the coding sequence ATGTTTGAACTCAATTCAGTACCAAAAGCAAAAGAAAATTACAAGGCAACACAAAATGCCTGTAAACTTTGTTCGCCGCTGGGAGCCAGTGTAGCCTACAAAGGGTTTAAAGGCTGTGTTCCGCTTATTCACGGCTCGCAGGGCTGCGCTACTTATATTCGCCGCTACCTGATTTCGCATTACAAAGAGCCTATCGACATTGCCTCGTCGAATTTTACCGAAGATGCTACCATTTTTGGTGGCGATGAAAACTTCAAAATGGCTGTTCTCAATATTATCAATCAATATAAACCGGAGATAATTGGAATCGCCTCAACCTGTTTGAGCGAAACCATTGGCGATGATGTTAGCCTTTTCCTTCATCATTTTCTTGAAAAGCATCCCGAAATCGACACTGATTTTGTGATGGCTTCAACACCAAGTTACCAGGGAACACACATCGATGGTTTCCACGAAGCAGTTGCCAGCGTGGTAAAACATTACGCCAAAAATGATCTTTCACAAGCTCATGTAAATCTTTTTCCTGGTTTTGTGTCAACCGAAGATTTGCGTTTGCTAAAAGAAATTATGGCCGACTTTTCTCTGGAACACATTATGATGCCCGATTATTCTGAAAGCCTCGATAATCCGGTTTGGGATACTTATCACCGGATTCCTGAAGGAGGAACGGCAAAAGAGGATGTGGTAAAAAGTGGTTCGGCAAAAGCCAGTATCGAATTCGGTACTATTCTCAACAAAGGAAAATTATCGGGACGGGTAAAAAGCAAACAATTGTCGCGCACCGGAGCACAGTTTCTGAAAAACGAAATGGATGTGCCATTATTAAATATGCCAATGCCAATTGGTATCACTCAAACCGATGCGTTTTTTGAGAAACTTAAAAATCTTTCGGGCAACGATATTCCTGAAAAATATACCAAACAGCGTGGTCGTCTGGTAGACGCTTATGTGGATGCACATAAATATACATTTGGCAAACGAGCAGTGGTTTATGGCGAAGAAGATTTTGTTGTGGCCATTGCAGCTTTTCTTGATGAAATTGGAATTGAGCTGGCGCTTGTTGCAACAGGTGGCGAAAGCGGTATGCTGGAAGAAGAAATAAAAAAATATTGCCCTGAAAATAAGGATAAAGTTGTGGTTCGCGAAGGTTACGATTTTGAAAGTATCCGTGAGTGGAGCCTTGAAAATAAACCTGATATCCTGGTTGGGCACAGCAAAGGCTACTACATCGCCCGCGAACTGAACATCCCGATCGTTCGGGTAGGTTTCCCGGTTCACGACCGCGTGGGCGGACAACGTATCAAACATTTGGGGTATTCAGGTACACAGGAACTTTTCGATAAAGTAGTGAATGCGCTGATCGAACACAAACAAACGATTTCGCCGGTAGGCTATAAATATATGTAG
- a CDS encoding (2Fe-2S) ferredoxin domain-containing protein, with translation MKKPEFHILVCNSYRVAGDAQGYCNKNGSSDLIQYIMEECNDRGLDVAVSSTACLNVCSQGPVMVVHPNNYWYGGINEEKIDDILDALEEGEAVEDYLISE, from the coding sequence ATGAAAAAACCAGAATTTCACATTTTAGTATGCAACTCGTACCGGGTTGCCGGCGATGCACAAGGTTATTGTAACAAAAATGGTTCATCCGATTTAATTCAATATATAATGGAAGAATGTAACGACCGCGGCCTCGATGTTGCGGTCTCTTCCACTGCTTGTTTAAACGTTTGCTCACAAGGGCCGGTAATGGTTGTTCACCCAAATAATTATTGGTATGGCGGTATTAACGAAGAAAAAATCGACGACATTTTAGATGCACTGGAAGAGGGGGAGGCCGTTGAGGATTATCTCATAAGCGAGTAA
- a CDS encoding NifB/NifX family molybdenum-iron cluster-binding protein: MRIAVTTTSGVKVDQHFGKARSFSIYDVKANDVKLIETRMVNSYCKSDTEEMPDKDHKFSGDRLSMVYERIKDCEKVYTLQIGEKPEAALKAKGIIVQPCSCNIDKIPGCSGKCK; this comes from the coding sequence ATGAGAATAGCAGTAACAACAACAAGTGGCGTAAAGGTTGACCAGCATTTTGGAAAAGCACGTAGTTTTTCGATCTACGATGTAAAAGCCAATGATGTAAAACTTATCGAAACCAGGATGGTAAATTCCTATTGCAAATCAGATACGGAGGAAATGCCCGACAAGGATCATAAGTTTTCAGGAGACCGGCTGTCAATGGTTTACGAACGAATAAAAGATTGTGAGAAGGTGTATACGCTTCAAATTGGCGAGAAACCAGAAGCTGCACTAAAAGCCAAAGGTATTATTGTACAACCATGTTCTTGTAATATCGATAAAATTCCGGGCTGTAGCGGAAAATGTAAATAA
- the nifE gene encoding nitrogenase iron-molybdenum cofactor biosynthesis protein NifE: MSNYLKDRESQILTKGTDSAEISCGKKSLAGSVSQRACVFCGSRVVLYPIADALHVIHGPVGCASYTWDIRGSLSSGPQLHRLSFTTDLKERDVVFGGEKKLYHALIELIDKHQPKAAFVFSTCIIGVIGDDVEAVCRQVTKEKGIDVIPVMSEGFNGTKKDGYKIACGALSKLVGTNNDYKAPKYSINILGDFNLAGELWILAEYYKKLGVEIISCMTGDGRVEQIRRAHHASLNVVQCSGSITHLAKEMEEKYDIPFMKVSYFGIEDMSEALYEVAKFFDDDEMMAKARELVTNEISKLLPALQPYRQKLEGKKAAIYVGGAFKAISLVKALRLLGMKTVVVGSQTGNAEDYKLLKDLCDEGTIIVDDSNPNELSEFVKLTGANLFIGGVKERPIAHKLGLGFCDHNHERKEALAGYVGMMNFAKEVYASVTSPVWKFVK; encoded by the coding sequence ATGAGCAACTATCTAAAAGATCGCGAAAGCCAAATCCTCACAAAAGGAACCGACTCAGCAGAAATTTCATGCGGTAAAAAAAGTTTAGCCGGATCAGTTTCGCAACGGGCTTGTGTGTTTTGCGGATCGCGCGTGGTGCTTTATCCCATTGCCGATGCATTACATGTTATTCACGGTCCGGTTGGTTGTGCTTCTTATACCTGGGATATTCGTGGTTCCCTTTCTTCGGGACCACAGTTACACCGCCTGAGTTTTACCACCGATTTAAAAGAAAGAGACGTGGTGTTTGGCGGCGAAAAGAAATTGTATCACGCCCTTATTGAATTAATCGACAAACATCAGCCAAAAGCTGCTTTTGTTTTTTCAACCTGTATAATCGGGGTTATTGGCGACGACGTTGAAGCGGTTTGCCGCCAGGTAACAAAAGAAAAAGGAATCGACGTTATTCCGGTAATGTCGGAAGGTTTTAACGGCACCAAAAAAGACGGCTACAAAATAGCCTGTGGAGCACTTTCGAAATTAGTTGGAACAAACAACGATTATAAAGCTCCTAAATATTCGATCAATATTTTAGGCGACTTTAACCTTGCCGGTGAGTTGTGGATATTGGCCGAATATTACAAAAAACTGGGTGTTGAAATTATCTCCTGCATGACCGGCGATGGTCGTGTTGAACAGATTCGTCGTGCACATCACGCTTCGTTAAACGTGGTTCAGTGTTCGGGTTCCATTACGCACCTGGCCAAAGAAATGGAGGAAAAATACGACATTCCTTTTATGAAAGTTTCCTACTTCGGAATCGAAGACATGTCGGAAGCTTTATACGAAGTGGCCAAGTTTTTTGATGACGATGAAATGATGGCCAAAGCCCGCGAATTGGTTACCAACGAAATTTCAAAACTATTACCGGCGCTGCAACCTTACCGCCAAAAACTAGAAGGTAAAAAAGCCGCCATTTATGTGGGGGGTGCTTTTAAAGCCATCTCGCTGGTGAAAGCCTTACGATTATTAGGAATGAAAACAGTGGTTGTTGGCTCGCAAACCGGAAATGCAGAAGACTATAAACTACTAAAAGACCTGTGTGATGAGGGAACCATCATTGTTGATGATTCCAATCCAAATGAACTTTCTGAATTTGTGAAGCTAACCGGAGCCAATTTGTTTATCGGCGGCGTGAAGGAACGCCCGATTGCCCATAAACTTGGCCTTGGTTTTTGCGATCACAACCACGAACGGAAAGAAGCACTGGCCGGCTATGTCGGCATGATGAATTTTGCGAAAGAAGTTTACGCTTCGGTTACAAGCCCGGTGTGGAAGTTCGTAAAGTAA
- a CDS encoding radical SAM protein: MIDIKTHPCFNKDAKGKYARVHLPVAPQCNIHCNYCKRDYDCVNESRPGVTSEVLSPEQALAYTIRLKEKMPHLSVVGIAGPGDPFANPIQTMTTLRLIRKEFPEMILCLSSNGLNVLPYVDELKELDVSHVTITLNGIETKTLSQLYKWVRFEKRGYFGEQAAEILLRNQMEAIRALKRAGITVKINSIVVPGINDNVIVDIAKKMKEMEVDIMNTIPLYPVEGTPFEDFEEPSPKRMKELQNGIKEYLPPMTHCARCRADAVGLLGKDDAEAKQILSEVSNLAVNVDKTKPYVAVASHEGLLVNQHLGEATQLYIFKETPNGYRLVEQRATPKPGAGNSRWAVLADVIDDCRALLVGGIGPSPSSIIGRAGIKIVEMTGLIDEGLDAVYKGKELRTLKKADVFKCGSECSGKGTGCG; the protein is encoded by the coding sequence ATGATTGACATTAAAACACATCCCTGTTTCAATAAAGATGCGAAAGGCAAATATGCCCGCGTGCATCTACCGGTGGCACCGCAATGTAATATTCATTGTAATTATTGCAAACGCGATTACGATTGCGTAAACGAAAGCCGCCCTGGTGTTACCAGCGAAGTACTATCGCCTGAGCAGGCCCTGGCCTATACCATCAGGTTAAAAGAAAAAATGCCGCATTTGTCGGTGGTGGGTATTGCCGGCCCCGGCGATCCGTTCGCCAACCCAATTCAAACCATGACAACACTTCGGTTGATTCGCAAAGAATTTCCGGAAATGATTCTTTGTCTTTCATCAAACGGGCTAAATGTATTGCCTTATGTTGATGAGTTGAAGGAGTTGGATGTTAGCCACGTTACCATTACGCTAAATGGAATTGAGACAAAAACTTTGTCACAACTTTATAAATGGGTGCGTTTCGAGAAGCGCGGATATTTTGGAGAGCAGGCAGCTGAAATTTTGCTGAGAAATCAGATGGAAGCAATCCGGGCTTTAAAACGTGCCGGTATTACAGTAAAAATTAACTCCATTGTAGTGCCCGGAATCAATGATAATGTGATCGTTGATATCGCAAAAAAAATGAAAGAGATGGAAGTGGATATTATGAATACCATTCCGCTCTACCCGGTTGAAGGAACTCCTTTCGAGGATTTTGAGGAGCCTTCGCCCAAACGAATGAAAGAACTACAGAACGGTATAAAAGAATATTTGCCACCAATGACGCACTGTGCACGTTGCCGTGCTGATGCGGTTGGATTGTTGGGAAAAGATGATGCAGAAGCAAAACAAATTTTGTCGGAAGTATCAAATCTGGCGGTGAATGTTGACAAAACAAAACCATATGTAGCAGTTGCCAGTCACGAAGGATTACTGGTAAACCAGCATTTAGGGGAAGCAACACAGCTGTACATTTTCAAAGAAACGCCAAATGGTTATCGTTTGGTGGAGCAACGTGCAACACCAAAACCAGGAGCCGGAAATAGTCGCTGGGCAGTACTGGCTGATGTGATCGATGATTGTAGGGCCTTGCTGGTTGGAGGAATCGGACCATCGCCATCGTCGATTATCGGTCGTGCAGGAATCAAGATTGTTGAAATGACCGGTTTGATTGATGAGGGATTGGATGCCGTTTACAAAGGAAAAGAACTCCGGACACTGAAAAAAGCGGATGTTTTTAAATGCGGATCAGAATGTTCGGGAAAAGGAACCGGTTGCGGTTAA
- a CDS encoding porin, which translates to MKFKVIFLLLLFAALLVQAGKTVQEKPFKPTITPYLKVQFWNVVSQGVTSDEAEAANRFASYFRRGRLGVKGNVLPELSYDVMLSFDNLAKDGFSSTKGVVNTGAVALWSAYFTYDLLPESDWLNVTGGYFLPHLSRESTTSPWTTSSLDKTENSCYLRQFVSGKANGISPGLNLGGLGELGKQTLIYNISIINRQDVVSVMKTNWSPVLLGHFMLNFGDKEFSKYKYCFSNNLLKKRTSATFGVGFSTQGKTDAFRSTQTVSADATLYLGHLKIDGEYNHLTRKNNLEYSANCFMLRTGYNIFLKKDWILEPTVMFEEFSGGESFKDVSFFDGTDTKLDFGLNLISAKKKVKINLHYIVHDGDGTKNHYIKNTTYPGNYISLGLQLII; encoded by the coding sequence ATGAAGTTTAAAGTAATATTCTTATTGCTGCTTTTCGCGGCACTTTTGGTTCAGGCAGGAAAAACCGTTCAGGAAAAACCGTTTAAGCCAACCATTACTCCTTATTTAAAGGTTCAGTTTTGGAATGTTGTAAGTCAGGGAGTGACTTCTGATGAGGCAGAAGCAGCCAATCGTTTTGCTTCTTATTTCAGGCGCGGACGATTGGGTGTGAAAGGAAATGTTTTGCCCGAGCTCTCCTACGACGTAATGTTATCGTTCGATAATTTGGCAAAAGATGGTTTTTCTTCCACAAAAGGTGTGGTTAACACGGGGGCAGTTGCACTTTGGAGCGCCTATTTTACTTACGATCTTCTTCCGGAAAGTGACTGGTTAAATGTAACGGGTGGTTATTTTCTGCCGCATTTGAGCCGCGAGTCAACAACTTCGCCATGGACAACCAGTTCGCTCGATAAAACGGAGAACTCGTGTTACCTGCGACAGTTCGTTTCCGGAAAAGCTAACGGAATCAGTCCGGGACTTAATCTCGGAGGTTTGGGAGAGTTGGGAAAACAAACGCTTATATATAATATATCCATTATCAATCGCCAGGATGTGGTGAGTGTTATGAAAACAAATTGGTCGCCGGTTTTGCTGGGGCATTTTATGCTCAACTTCGGCGACAAGGAATTCTCGAAATACAAATATTGTTTCTCAAACAACTTGTTGAAAAAGCGAACCAGTGCAACTTTTGGAGTTGGATTTTCTACGCAAGGGAAAACCGATGCTTTTAGAAGTACTCAAACTGTAAGTGCCGATGCAACTTTATATCTCGGTCATTTGAAAATCGACGGAGAGTATAATCATTTAACGCGGAAAAACAATCTTGAATACAGCGCTAACTGTTTTATGCTTCGAACCGGCTACAATATATTCTTGAAAAAAGATTGGATACTGGAACCTACCGTAATGTTTGAAGAATTTTCCGGCGGTGAGAGCTTTAAGGATGTTTCTTTCTTTGATGGTACCGATACAAAGCTCGATTTTGGATTAAACCTCATATCTGCCAAAAAGAAGGTAAAAATTAATCTTCACTATATAGTTCATGATGGCGACGGAACAAAGAACCACTACATTAAAAATACAACGTACCCGGGAAATTACATTTCGCTGGGATTACAATTAATAATATAA